From one Flavobacterium kingsejongi genomic stretch:
- a CDS encoding efflux transporter outer membrane subunit, with protein sequence MKKYNYKLLITLLVMAGLFASCRVTKKYAAPKAVVPENYRETVVTDTLTMATMPWKEVFTDTVLQRLIGQGLAANADLKIAVERINQSKASLRMSKNAFLPSLNGTVSVKESRLAYPQGFGLFKQATQYDLGLNTGWEIDIWGKLSSGKRAAVADLLGSDAAKRAIETQLIADIAHYYYELLSLDAQLDVTQKTAANRAADAKAIALLFENSILNGVAVVQSEANYYEAELDIPDLLQKIRKTENALAVLLGQTPEAIGRTTIAEQQLVYDLKPGIPAQLLANRPDVQEAEYNFRASFENTNVARASFYPALAITGAGGFSSFGLSNWFTNTGLFGNIAGGLTQSIFNRGSNKAQLNIAASRQKQALYAFELSLLKASQEVSDALSSYQNAEAKSITRKKQLEALTKAVTFNKELLNNNRNTNYTDVLTAEQNLLKAQLKGITDQAQQLHAVVSLYRALGGGWN encoded by the coding sequence ATGAAAAAATATAATTATAAATTACTAATTACCCTATTGGTAATGGCAGGCCTGTTCGCTTCATGCAGGGTCACAAAAAAGTATGCAGCACCCAAGGCTGTCGTTCCGGAGAATTACCGGGAAACAGTAGTTACCGATACGCTTACCATGGCGACGATGCCGTGGAAGGAAGTATTTACCGATACGGTATTGCAGCGATTGATCGGGCAGGGATTAGCAGCGAATGCAGATTTGAAAATTGCTGTGGAACGGATCAACCAGTCCAAAGCGAGCCTGAGGATGAGCAAAAATGCTTTCCTGCCTTCACTAAATGGTACGGTATCGGTTAAAGAATCCCGACTTGCTTATCCGCAGGGATTCGGACTTTTTAAACAGGCTACCCAATACGATCTTGGCCTGAATACGGGTTGGGAAATTGATATCTGGGGAAAGCTGAGCAGTGGGAAACGGGCTGCTGTAGCGGATCTGCTGGGCAGTGATGCTGCAAAACGCGCTATAGAAACACAGCTCATTGCAGATATTGCCCATTATTATTATGAACTGCTGTCATTGGATGCCCAACTGGATGTAACCCAAAAAACGGCAGCCAACAGAGCGGCAGATGCGAAGGCGATTGCATTGCTTTTTGAGAATTCCATTTTGAATGGTGTGGCTGTGGTACAAAGTGAAGCGAACTATTATGAAGCAGAACTGGATATCCCGGACCTGTTACAGAAAATACGGAAAACGGAAAATGCTTTAGCGGTACTGCTGGGACAAACTCCCGAAGCAATCGGGCGGACTACGATAGCAGAGCAACAATTGGTATATGACCTGAAACCTGGTATTCCGGCACAACTGCTGGCCAATCGCCCGGATGTCCAGGAAGCGGAATATAATTTCAGGGCTTCTTTTGAAAATACCAATGTGGCCCGGGCTTCTTTTTATCCGGCTCTTGCGATTACCGGGGCTGGAGGATTTTCGAGTTTTGGGCTTAGCAACTGGTTTACAAATACCGGGCTTTTCGGGAATATTGCCGGGGGGTTAACCCAGTCCATCTTTAATAGAGGCAGTAATAAAGCACAGCTAAATATTGCGGCGTCCAGGCAAAAGCAAGCGTTGTATGCCTTTGAATTGTCATTGCTGAAAGCCAGTCAGGAAGTGTCAGACGCCTTGTCCAGTTACCAGAATGCCGAAGCGAAAAGTATAACCCGTAAAAAACAATTGGAAGCACTTACAAAAGCGGTCACTTTTAATAAAGAACTCCTTAATAACAACCGAAATACCAACTATACCGACGTACTGACGGCAGAACAAAATCTGTTGAAAGCCCAATTGAAGGGGATTACCGACCAGGCCCAGCAATTGCATGCTGTGGTGAGTTTGTACCGGGCACTCGGTGGGGGATGGAACTAA
- a CDS encoding SusC/RagA family TonB-linked outer membrane protein → MSFKITSFKLKSFLLLVPALLSFHAGYSRELKNAPPKAKINSAKATLVSIFSQLSRQTQYKFSYGEAVIEDQTSYTITYTEPLENVLNDLSHKAHFSYTINDKLVLIKKIPTVAANQILIQQIVKGKITDENGLPLPGATIAETGKNNSTITNVDGEFEITVEEGKTLAVSYVGYKTKLVTVTGKTLTIQLEPDAANLSEVMVVGYGKQSKADVTGAVTQLNADQSRQGINVSADNLLQGKVAGVRVVGSSGEPGAGVNVSIRGVGSIRSGSTPLFVVDGVPLSNDDVSPGGTNVGFGSSAAKNPLNFLNTSDIESITVLKDASAAAIYGARGSNGVVIVTTKKGSKGKATLTLDTYMGLSTVAKKLDVLSADTYRTAITDPAFDHGASTDWQDVIYRTAITKNNSLSFAKQTDSGNYYASLAQMNQEGIVNQSSFKRTSGRINASESFLDDKRLKVKVNLTASETEDNGVPTSDDGGSNGQLIIHTLMANPTRPVFDQNGAYTNFNMNAHYNPAYLLSIYEDQTRTLRVLGNMEASFRIVKGLEYKLNIGIDRSIAERNTTIYPNLTDLNPKGKYVQNNMESKNSLVEHYLTYDLLADKHKFEALAGFSYQKFERSGSSFSIDGVSDQNVGINPGNNPGFAGVQSGVAGFAQENELQSYFGRVNYTFNGKYLLTASMRADGSTRFGENNKYGYFPSFALGWNIFKENFLNASSSIENLKLRTSWGQTGNQEVQNKITKASYALSGPDGYYLYDDLELVNGVSVARTPNPNLKWEVVTQYNVGLDFSFWKGRLYGTLDYFNKTTTDAILNIPSQVLSPTNTIWVNIDGKIINKGFEFMLGSHIVDTEDFKWSLDVNGATLNNVIKGLPVSEILSGTISGPGQSGVYANIYRSGYAAGSFYLLQHDGFDENGKDIFRDTNGDGVINSKDRVIIEGALPKFNYGLNSQMRYKNFDFSFSIIGQTGGYLLNNTGLNALNINNLSSDRNVATGYYESGANPSNSPQLSTLFLEKSDFIRLNTARLGYTFDIKELKWMQGLTLYVTGQNLLTITNYTGYDPLINSPKSNGGNQSLGIDYSSYPTSRTFLLGATLKL, encoded by the coding sequence ATGTCTTTTAAAATTACCTCTTTTAAACTTAAAAGCTTCCTGCTTTTAGTCCCGGCATTACTTTCTTTTCATGCCGGATATAGCAGAGAACTGAAAAATGCACCACCAAAGGCAAAAATCAATTCCGCCAAAGCGACACTGGTTTCTATTTTTTCACAGCTCAGCCGCCAAACACAATATAAATTCAGCTATGGGGAAGCTGTAATCGAAGATCAGACAAGTTATACTATCACCTATACGGAACCATTGGAAAATGTGCTGAACGATTTATCCCATAAAGCCCATTTCAGCTATACCATCAATGACAAACTGGTGCTGATCAAAAAAATCCCTACAGTTGCTGCCAATCAAATTTTGATACAGCAAATCGTAAAAGGAAAAATTACGGACGAAAACGGACTGCCACTTCCGGGAGCCACTATTGCAGAAACCGGGAAGAACAACAGTACCATAACAAATGTAGACGGAGAATTTGAAATTACTGTCGAAGAAGGAAAAACACTGGCCGTATCCTATGTAGGCTATAAAACCAAATTAGTGACGGTGACGGGGAAAACACTTACCATCCAGTTGGAACCCGATGCAGCTAACCTGAGTGAAGTCATGGTCGTTGGCTATGGAAAACAATCCAAGGCCGATGTTACCGGAGCGGTGACACAGTTGAATGCCGATCAGTCCCGACAGGGAATCAATGTATCCGCAGATAACCTGTTACAGGGAAAAGTGGCCGGAGTACGTGTGGTAGGATCCAGTGGCGAGCCAGGAGCCGGAGTAAATGTCAGCATCCGTGGGGTCGGTTCTATCCGAAGCGGAAGTACACCGCTTTTCGTAGTCGATGGAGTACCGTTATCCAATGATGATGTGAGTCCGGGTGGAACCAATGTGGGCTTTGGATCTTCCGCAGCCAAAAATCCATTGAATTTCCTGAATACCAGCGATATTGAATCGATTACCGTATTAAAAGATGCCTCTGCTGCTGCTATATATGGAGCCAGGGGATCCAATGGAGTGGTCATTGTAACAACCAAAAAAGGATCCAAAGGAAAAGCCACACTGACATTAGATACCTACATGGGACTATCGACTGTCGCCAAAAAACTGGATGTGCTTTCCGCAGATACCTACCGGACGGCAATTACCGATCCTGCTTTTGATCATGGTGCCAGTACCGATTGGCAGGACGTCATTTACCGTACAGCCATCACAAAGAACAATTCGTTGTCTTTTGCCAAACAAACCGATTCCGGGAATTACTATGCTTCCCTCGCCCAGATGAACCAGGAAGGAATTGTAAACCAAAGCAGTTTCAAACGTACTTCGGGTCGTATCAATGCATCGGAATCATTCCTGGATGACAAACGCCTTAAAGTAAAAGTCAACCTGACAGCGAGTGAAACCGAAGATAACGGGGTGCCGACCAGTGATGATGGGGGATCCAATGGCCAGCTGATTATTCATACCCTTATGGCCAATCCTACCCGCCCGGTATTTGATCAAAATGGCGCGTATACCAACTTCAATATGAATGCGCATTACAATCCTGCTTATTTATTGAGCATCTATGAAGACCAGACCCGGACATTACGCGTATTGGGGAATATGGAAGCTTCATTCCGCATTGTAAAAGGGCTGGAATACAAATTAAATATCGGTATTGACCGCTCGATTGCAGAACGCAATACCACGATCTATCCGAACCTTACCGACCTCAACCCCAAAGGGAAATACGTTCAAAACAACATGGAGTCTAAAAATTCCCTTGTCGAACATTACCTGACCTATGACCTGCTGGCAGACAAACATAAGTTTGAAGCATTGGCTGGTTTCTCCTATCAGAAATTCGAACGTTCCGGAAGCAGCTTTAGCATTGACGGCGTTTCCGACCAGAATGTGGGCATCAATCCAGGAAACAATCCCGGTTTTGCAGGTGTACAGTCGGGTGTAGCCGGTTTCGCACAGGAGAATGAATTACAGTCCTATTTTGGAAGGGTCAATTATACCTTTAATGGCAAATACCTTTTAACCGCTTCGATGCGTGCCGACGGATCTACCCGTTTTGGAGAAAACAACAAGTACGGATACTTTCCTTCTTTTGCCTTAGGGTGGAATATTTTCAAGGAAAATTTCCTGAATGCATCCAGCAGTATTGAAAACCTGAAGTTACGCACCAGCTGGGGACAAACCGGAAACCAGGAAGTACAAAACAAAATCACCAAAGCCAGTTATGCGCTTTCAGGCCCGGATGGGTATTACCTCTACGATGACCTGGAATTAGTCAATGGTGTATCGGTGGCCCGTACCCCAAACCCGAATTTAAAATGGGAGGTGGTAACACAATACAACGTAGGACTGGATTTCAGTTTTTGGAAAGGGCGTTTGTATGGAACACTGGATTATTTTAATAAAACAACAACCGATGCCATATTGAATATACCTTCACAGGTATTGAGCCCTACCAATACGATTTGGGTCAACATCGATGGAAAAATCATCAACAAAGGTTTTGAATTTATGTTGGGATCCCACATTGTGGATACCGAAGATTTCAAGTGGTCGCTGGATGTCAATGGTGCCACACTGAATAATGTAATCAAAGGGCTTCCGGTTTCGGAAATCCTGTCGGGAACCATTTCCGGACCGGGACAATCGGGTGTGTACGCGAATATTTACCGAAGCGGATATGCTGCCGGATCGTTCTACCTCTTACAACATGACGGATTTGATGAGAACGGCAAAGATATTTTCAGGGATACCAATGGCGATGGAGTCATAAACAGTAAAGACCGGGTGATCATTGAAGGTGCCTTACCGAAATTCAATTACGGACTGAACAGCCAGATGCGTTATAAAAACTTTGATTTCTCTTTTTCAATCATCGGGCAAACCGGAGGCTATCTGTTGAACAATACCGGCCTAAATGCGTTAAACATCAACAACCTCTCTTCAGACCGTAACGTGGCTACCGGCTACTATGAATCGGGTGCCAACCCATCCAATTCACCGCAATTGTCCACCCTCTTCCTTGAAAAATCTGATTTTATCCGACTGAATACTGCACGTTTAGGCTATACTTTCGACATCAAGGAACTGAAATGGATGCAGGGGCTTACGCTCTATGTAACCGGGCAGAACCTGCTAACGATTACCAACTATACCGGATATGATCCGTTAATCAACAGCCCGAAATCCAATGGTGGTAATCAATCCCTCGGAATCGATTATTCCAGTTACCCTACGTCAAGAACATTTTTATTAGGTGCAACCTTAAAATTATAA
- a CDS encoding RagB/SusD family nutrient uptake outer membrane protein, with product MKSNRILNIRTITIASLSLFFAGCTNLDEVVLDEVLGGEVANPAGALAAAYDRLGDGTFVDHGGVFALQEYTSDVAMLPTRGSDWGDGGKWRSMHEFTWGPDNAIVTSNWNMLTNGITRSLTAIKSISESNTEQKTLLLAEAKGLLAYYTYTTLDLFGQAPFRDPYSTNAPIQILHADTAIDNLILEVEALLPDLAELGQQSTHNGRFTKEAAYGLLSTMYLNRAVFKDRYNAGSTFNFNEPAVSGTGTDMDRVIYYTSLLTDSGKFSLESNYFKNFSIDNSGGSELIFVVVQKIDYIRNGDNDFAYVSMERNQRTSPANRGTNAACTTPEFYASWEGNHNDPRFHRYVQYSDGTWFMNNATTTSVPASDIVPNSGGLPWFHFNFGLMEGPQYGPKLTSSGNFEMTPDNRIKVSELFMEKSSATPMNFTPALNFDNPSQAIFAQNQINRGVRVFKFEFDPEEGNGSSNVDIPLYRLGGIYTMRAEAYFRKGQTGLALADVNILRTSRTREALFGNVPGTPIGSLDAATLYKELGFEMYWEMYRRPQMIRFGKYDLPFSAKPASPPYRRVFPIPQETMDVTKGFSQNQGY from the coding sequence ATGAAATCAAATAGAATACTGAATATCAGAACGATCACTATAGCGTCACTATCCTTATTTTTTGCCGGTTGTACCAACCTGGATGAGGTAGTTTTAGACGAAGTCCTGGGTGGTGAAGTTGCCAATCCTGCCGGAGCCCTGGCTGCAGCGTATGACCGTTTGGGCGATGGTACATTTGTAGACCACGGTGGTGTGTTTGCCTTACAGGAATATACTTCCGATGTTGCCATGTTACCCACCCGCGGTAGTGACTGGGGAGATGGTGGTAAATGGCGCTCCATGCATGAATTCACCTGGGGGCCTGACAATGCTATCGTGACCAGTAACTGGAACATGCTTACCAACGGGATCACGCGTTCCCTGACCGCCATAAAAAGCATCAGTGAAAGCAATACCGAACAAAAAACATTATTATTAGCGGAAGCCAAAGGGCTATTAGCCTATTATACCTATACAACATTGGATTTATTTGGCCAGGCACCCTTTCGCGATCCCTATTCTACCAATGCTCCCATACAGATATTGCATGCTGATACCGCTATTGATAACCTGATATTGGAAGTAGAAGCCTTACTTCCGGATTTAGCCGAACTGGGACAGCAGTCCACCCACAATGGCCGTTTTACCAAAGAAGCAGCCTATGGATTGCTAAGTACGATGTACCTCAACCGTGCCGTATTCAAAGACCGGTACAATGCAGGTTCTACATTTAATTTCAATGAGCCTGCTGTAAGTGGCACCGGTACCGATATGGACCGTGTTATCTATTATACTTCGCTACTGACAGATTCCGGTAAATTCAGCCTGGAGAGCAATTACTTCAAGAATTTCTCTATTGACAATTCCGGTGGATCAGAACTTATTTTTGTTGTCGTTCAGAAAATTGATTACATCCGCAATGGAGATAATGATTTTGCTTATGTTTCTATGGAACGGAACCAAAGAACTTCACCAGCCAACCGTGGTACAAATGCGGCCTGTACCACTCCTGAATTTTATGCGAGTTGGGAAGGAAACCATAATGACCCGAGATTCCACCGTTATGTTCAATACAGTGACGGTACCTGGTTCATGAATAATGCCACGACCACCAGTGTTCCTGCAAGTGATATCGTACCCAACAGCGGAGGCCTGCCTTGGTTTCATTTTAATTTCGGTCTGATGGAAGGGCCACAATACGGACCTAAACTAACCAGCTCCGGTAATTTTGAGATGACCCCGGACAACCGTATTAAAGTATCCGAACTGTTCATGGAAAAAAGCAGTGCTACACCGATGAACTTCACACCGGCACTGAATTTCGACAACCCATCCCAAGCGATTTTTGCACAAAACCAGATCAATCGTGGAGTTCGTGTATTCAAATTTGAATTTGACCCGGAAGAAGGGAATGGATCCAGTAATGTAGATATTCCATTATACCGTTTGGGAGGAATTTATACCATGAGGGCCGAAGCCTATTTCCGCAAAGGACAAACCGGACTTGCTTTAGCCGACGTCAATATTTTGCGCACGAGCAGAACAAGAGAAGCCCTGTTTGGCAATGTTCCCGGTACACCAATAGGATCATTGGATGCTGCCACATTATATAAAGAATTAGGATTTGAAATGTATTGGGAAATGTACCGTCGCCCTCAGATGATCCGTTTCGGAAAGTACGACCTGCCTTTTTCGGCAAAACCTGCCTCTCCCCCGTACCGAAGGGTATTCCCAATCCCACAGGAGACCATGGATGTCACCAAAGGATTTTCCCAAAATCAAGGGTATTAA
- a CDS encoding efflux RND transporter permease subunit: MLKKFIENPVLSTVISVIIVILGLLGLFSLPVSQYPEIAPPTVVVTAAYQGANADVVMKSVIVPLEEQINGVENMTYMTSTASNNGSAAITIFFKQGTDPDMAAVNVQNRVTKATSLLPAEVIKAGITTSKQLSSTAFSFLIYSTDGKYDQKFLDNYLRINIMPQMKRVEGVGGTEIYGTQEYSMRIWLKPDAMASHGLIPADIIAALQEQNIEAAPGKIGENSRESVQYALKFTGRLEDPTQFENIILRSGKQGNLLRLKDVAQIEFGALDYTSSLITQGKVSTGGSVSQISGSNARELIIACETILKEAAVDFPPGVEYHTFLSANDFLDASIEKVIHTIIEAFILVFIVVFIFLQDLRSTLIPAIAVPVAIIGTFFFLKLFGFTINLLTLFALVLAIGIVVDDAIVVVEAVHAKLDQGAQSAKKATMHAMSEISGAIISITLIMSAVFIPVTFITGSAGVFYKQFGLTLAVAIVISAVNALTLSPALCALLLKPHAPGHAPKPKGFLPKFYAGFNAAFDAVTHKYIGAVRFLIRRKWIALAGIAAFGLLFFVLIKNTPTGFVPNDDGGAIYGNVVLPPAATLERTEAINKEVDSIVLSIPEVELSSTLSGMDLIHGAGGSYGALFIRLKPWNERTKKDQDVTAIVNQLFAKTAHIKGANIIFFAAPTLQGFGNSNGFEVQLQDKTGGDYVNFEKNIDKFMGALNKRPEILYATNPFNIRFPELEVSVNVAKCKDAGVSVQTVLTTLQGYFGGIYASDINKFGKQYRVMLQSHADFRAKEEDINKVFVRTDAGMMAPIGEFVTLRKTYGPEFINRFNLFTSTTVTGAPNEGYSSGDAIKAIEEVAAQTLDRGYAYEFSGLTREELSSGNQTVLIFGLCLLFIYFLLSAQYKSYILPLSVLLSLPIGLAGAFVFAKLFGIDNNIFLQISLIMLIGLLAKNAILIVEFALLHRLSGRSIVQSAIYGAKARLRPILMTSFAFIFGLIPLMLATGAGALSNRSIGTAAVGGMLIGTLFGVFVIPVLFIIFQSLQEKVSGIKAPTHPIRLQQEEV, from the coding sequence ATGTTAAAAAAATTCATTGAAAATCCGGTTTTGTCTACGGTCATATCGGTCATCATAGTGATTCTCGGATTGTTGGGATTATTCTCGTTGCCGGTTTCACAATATCCGGAAATCGCACCACCCACTGTTGTTGTAACGGCTGCCTATCAGGGTGCCAATGCGGATGTAGTGATGAAAAGTGTAATCGTTCCGTTGGAAGAGCAGATCAATGGGGTCGAGAACATGACCTACATGACCTCAACCGCAAGTAATAATGGTAGTGCAGCAATTACCATCTTCTTTAAACAGGGCACTGATCCCGATATGGCAGCGGTAAATGTCCAGAATCGGGTAACCAAAGCCACAAGCCTGTTGCCCGCCGAAGTCATTAAAGCCGGAATTACAACGAGCAAGCAGCTCAGTAGTACAGCATTTAGTTTTTTGATCTATAGTACTGATGGGAAATACGACCAGAAGTTCCTCGATAATTATTTGCGGATCAATATCATGCCGCAGATGAAACGTGTGGAAGGCGTAGGAGGAACCGAGATTTATGGTACTCAGGAATATTCGATGCGGATCTGGCTGAAACCGGATGCTATGGCCAGCCATGGACTGATTCCTGCCGATATTATTGCAGCACTGCAGGAACAGAATATCGAAGCAGCTCCTGGAAAAATAGGAGAGAACAGCCGGGAGTCGGTACAGTATGCCTTAAAGTTTACCGGGCGTCTGGAAGACCCCACTCAGTTTGAAAATATCATATTACGTAGTGGTAAGCAGGGGAATTTACTCCGCCTGAAAGATGTTGCCCAGATTGAATTTGGTGCTTTAGATTACACCAGTTCACTGATTACACAGGGGAAAGTATCGACCGGTGGCTCTGTGAGCCAGATTTCTGGTTCCAATGCACGGGAGCTGATTATTGCCTGTGAAACGATACTAAAAGAAGCCGCGGTAGATTTTCCACCCGGAGTGGAATACCATACTTTTTTGAGTGCGAATGATTTCCTGGATGCTTCGATCGAAAAAGTAATCCATACGATTATTGAAGCCTTTATATTGGTTTTTATCGTTGTCTTTATTTTCCTTCAGGACTTACGATCAACACTGATTCCGGCTATTGCAGTACCGGTAGCGATTATTGGAACGTTCTTTTTTCTGAAACTTTTTGGCTTTACGATCAATCTGTTAACGCTTTTTGCTTTGGTGCTGGCGATCGGGATTGTCGTGGATGATGCCATTGTGGTAGTGGAAGCGGTACATGCGAAACTCGACCAGGGGGCACAATCGGCTAAAAAAGCAACCATGCACGCTATGAGTGAAATCAGTGGGGCTATCATTTCCATTACGCTGATTATGTCTGCTGTATTTATTCCGGTAACTTTTATCACCGGTTCTGCGGGTGTATTTTACAAGCAGTTTGGACTGACCTTAGCCGTAGCGATTGTTATCTCGGCAGTGAACGCCCTGACGTTAAGCCCTGCGCTTTGTGCCTTACTGCTAAAACCGCATGCTCCCGGTCATGCTCCGAAGCCCAAAGGGTTCCTGCCAAAATTTTATGCGGGGTTTAATGCGGCCTTTGATGCAGTAACCCATAAGTACATCGGTGCTGTGCGGTTCCTGATCCGAAGAAAATGGATTGCTTTGGCTGGGATTGCAGCTTTTGGGCTGTTATTTTTTGTACTGATCAAAAATACGCCTACGGGATTTGTACCGAATGATGATGGAGGGGCAATTTATGGGAATGTAGTATTGCCACCAGCAGCAACTTTAGAACGTACCGAAGCGATTAACAAGGAGGTTGATAGTATTGTCCTCAGCATTCCTGAAGTAGAACTTTCTTCCACCTTGTCGGGAATGGACCTGATCCATGGAGCCGGAGGTTCGTATGGCGCGTTATTTATCCGGCTGAAACCCTGGAATGAACGTACTAAAAAAGATCAGGATGTTACGGCGATTGTCAATCAGTTATTTGCCAAAACGGCCCATATAAAGGGCGCCAATATCATCTTTTTTGCCGCTCCTACCTTACAGGGATTCGGAAACAGCAATGGTTTTGAAGTACAGTTACAGGACAAAACCGGAGGGGATTATGTCAACTTTGAGAAAAACATCGACAAGTTTATGGGCGCTTTGAATAAACGTCCGGAAATACTCTATGCAACCAATCCTTTTAATATCCGGTTTCCCGAGTTGGAAGTAAGTGTCAATGTGGCTAAATGTAAAGATGCCGGGGTGTCGGTACAGACTGTTTTAACGACCTTACAAGGTTATTTTGGGGGAATTTATGCTTCGGATATCAATAAATTCGGAAAACAATACCGGGTAATGCTGCAGTCACATGCTGATTTCAGGGCGAAAGAAGAAGATATCAATAAAGTTTTTGTCCGAACTGATGCGGGAATGATGGCACCGATAGGTGAATTTGTAACGCTGCGAAAAACGTATGGCCCGGAATTTATCAACCGTTTTAACCTGTTTACTTCTACGACGGTTACCGGGGCGCCCAATGAAGGGTACAGTTCGGGTGATGCGATCAAAGCTATTGAAGAAGTAGCAGCCCAAACGTTAGACCGCGGATATGCTTACGAGTTTTCGGGACTGACCCGGGAAGAACTGTCCAGTGGGAATCAGACGGTATTGATTTTTGGGCTTTGCCTGCTCTTTATTTATTTCCTGCTGAGCGCGCAATATAAGAGTTACATCTTGCCGCTTTCGGTACTGCTTTCGCTGCCCATAGGGTTGGCCGGGGCATTTGTGTTTGCCAAATTGTTTGGGATTGATAATAATATTTTCCTGCAGATCAGCCTCATTATGCTGATTGGTTTACTGGCTAAAAATGCGATCCTGATTGTGGAATTTGCACTCCTGCACCGCCTGAGTGGCAGGAGTATTGTCCAGTCGGCTATTTATGGGGCAAAAGCACGGTTGCGGCCAATCCTGATGACTTCGTTTGCCTTTATTTTCGGATTGATTCCGCTTATGCTGGCTACAGGTGCAGGTGCACTCAGCAATCGGTCTATTGGTACGGCAGCTGTAGGAGGAATGCTTATTGGGACACTCTTTGGGGTTTTCGTAATCCCGGTGCTCTTTATCATTTTCCAATCCTTACAGGAAAAAGTCAGCGGGATTAAAGCACCAACGCATCCCATACGCCTACAGCAAGAAGAAGTATAA
- a CDS encoding FecR family protein yields the protein MMIKKSKHILGYLIEKSNRKRTSEAEENVLNDFMHSEYKTPEWDTPTMGNKEQVSEKIYAGILKHIDQKERPVHYLRYIAAASILLLLGLGILLKPKAGTVEKMLTFTTMQAPDSLKLGDGSTIYLAAHSKFHYPAQFTGATRKVQLLQGNAFFNVAKDAQHPFIITSGQLETKVLGTSFHIQLSGKQCHVAVVTGKVNVTTATASIDLIPGEEASFEAEKLTRQKADKALLNNWYKQDITLNNVPLEEVFSLLHYKYGVNFQLANTTIPDTRVTVFVAQKASLESILQQINYITYLKFETYGNTVKVN from the coding sequence ATGATGATTAAAAAAAGCAAACATATCCTCGGATATCTTATTGAGAAAAGCAACCGGAAACGTACTTCAGAAGCGGAAGAAAATGTATTGAATGATTTTATGCATTCAGAATATAAGACCCCGGAATGGGACACCCCTACAATGGGAAATAAAGAACAGGTATCCGAAAAGATATATGCCGGAATCCTGAAACACATCGACCAAAAAGAGCGTCCGGTGCATTATCTCCGGTATATTGCCGCTGCCAGTATACTCTTACTCCTGGGACTCGGAATACTCCTCAAGCCCAAAGCCGGCACTGTCGAAAAAATGCTGACGTTTACCACAATGCAGGCCCCGGATTCCCTGAAACTGGGCGATGGCTCAACAATTTACCTGGCCGCACATTCCAAATTTCACTATCCTGCCCAATTTACTGGAGCGACCCGAAAAGTACAACTGCTACAGGGAAATGCTTTTTTTAATGTTGCCAAAGATGCACAGCATCCTTTTATCATTACCTCCGGCCAGCTCGAAACAAAAGTACTGGGAACTTCCTTTCACATCCAGCTTTCTGGTAAACAATGCCATGTAGCGGTAGTCACCGGAAAAGTAAATGTTACCACTGCCACTGCCAGTATCGATTTAATTCCCGGGGAAGAAGCTTCATTTGAAGCTGAAAAACTGACCAGACAAAAAGCAGACAAAGCATTGCTTAACAACTGGTACAAACAGGATATCACCCTGAATAATGTACCGCTGGAAGAAGTGTTCTCACTCCTTCATTATAAGTATGGTGTGAACTTCCAGTTAGCCAATACAACTATTCCTGATACACGCGTCACCGTATTCGTGGCACAAAAAGCATCCTTAGAAAGCATCCTACAACAAATAAATTATATCACCTATCTAAAATTTGAAACTTATGGGAATACAGTAAAAGTCAACTAA